Proteins encoded by one window of Fusobacterium perfoetens:
- the coaE gene encoding dephospho-CoA kinase (Dephospho-CoA kinase (CoaE) performs the final step in coenzyme A biosynthesis.) — translation MILGLTGGIASGKSTVSNIFKKYGIYIADADKIAKELGNRKDVIDEIGEKISKTVIDKNGNVDRAKLKEIVFCDKSKLEILNKIYHPKIREEFKKIKLNSSKNDIIIFDVPLLFETGMYTLCDKNILVYVNEDIQIERLIARDGITKELAKKIIDSQMSLDEKKSKSDILIENNGLLEELEEKVEIVYKKILEEIR, via the coding sequence ATGATATTAGGTCTTACAGGTGGAATAGCTAGTGGAAAATCAACAGTGAGCAATATTTTTAAAAAGTATGGGATATATATAGCTGATGCAGACAAGATAGCAAAAGAGTTAGGAAATAGAAAAGATGTTATAGATGAAATTGGAGAAAAAATTTCAAAAACTGTTATAGATAAAAATGGAAACGTGGACAGAGCTAAACTGAAAGAGATTGTTTTTTGTGATAAATCAAAATTAGAAATACTTAATAAAATATATCATCCAAAAATTAGAGAAGAATTTAAAAAAATTAAGTTAAATTCTTCTAAAAATGATATAATAATATTTGATGTACCTTTACTATTTGAAACAGGAATGTATACTTTATGTGACAAGAACATTTTAGTGTATGTAAATGAAGATATTCAAATAGAAAGATTGATAGCAAGAGATGGAATAACAAAGGAACTTGCAAAAAAAATCATAGATTCTCAAATGAGTTTAGATGAAAAAAAATCAAAATCAGATATTCTTATAGAGAATAATGGTTTATTGGAAGAATTAGAAGAAAAAGTAGAGATAGTTTATAAAAAAATTTTAGAAGAGATAAGATAA
- a CDS encoding peptidase U32 family protein → MKIVAPAGNLERFYSAVNAGADEIYMGIKGFGARRNAENFTLEEYKEAIDYAHKRGSRIFLTLNTLMKNVEIDFLYTNLKVLYEYGLDAIIVQDLGYFRFIKENFPDIDIHGSTQMTVANHFEAEYLRKLGFKRVVLPREMTFEEIKKIRENTSIELEVFVSGALCISYSGNCYMSSFIGGRSGNRGMCAQPCRKLYTKDSKCNFLLSPKDQLMGKEEIQKLKSIGINSIKIEGRMKEKTYVNEAVTYFKDMIADIDRDEKLSNVFNRGYSKGYFYSDTKSSDIMNRNYSATMGKNIGIISGKELILEDGIILGDGITYLSRDYEVLGGEYINRIEKKNQREKFKEANIGDKIILRNAPKGAKYVFKNFDKEVIDEITQRLKQENKKQEIELIFEGKLGEKPVLKGKITNNYGKEIFETIVGENIIEQASKKSADAKNIEEKLCETGDTPFVVTDCKVYIDNNIFMPVSVLKELRRNLLQILEEKLVESYRRKLGERKIFRLEIEKDIVKTPEISVMLTTKEQEKIVRNLGIKKIYHRGFDVAKEGNLEKIDLNSHLATNLYQVLENKTKDITVGWNLNIGNIYSLNEFSKIPNVKTIILSPELKYEEIENIGRVPVRKAMLGYSKLKGMYIELGILGDGDTFVNEQNDIFISRINELGNDEIYFKKPLNVLSQVRRLGKLGIDEVVIEFLDETEQEINDIINNIDKKENTYSPYNYERGVF, encoded by the coding sequence ATGAAAATAGTAGCCCCAGCAGGTAATTTAGAGAGATTTTATTCAGCAGTTAATGCTGGAGCAGATGAAATCTATATGGGTATAAAAGGATTTGGAGCAAGAAGAAATGCCGAGAATTTCACATTAGAAGAGTATAAGGAAGCTATTGATTACGCTCACAAAAGAGGAAGTAGAATATTTTTAACTTTAAATACTCTTATGAAAAATGTAGAGATAGATTTTTTATATACAAATTTAAAAGTTCTTTATGAATATGGATTAGATGCAATAATAGTTCAAGATTTAGGATATTTTAGATTTATAAAAGAAAACTTTCCTGATATAGATATTCACGGAAGTACTCAAATGACAGTGGCAAATCATTTTGAGGCAGAATATCTTAGAAAATTAGGTTTCAAAAGGGTAGTTTTACCACGTGAAATGACTTTTGAGGAGATAAAAAAAATCAGAGAAAACACTTCGATAGAATTAGAGGTGTTTGTATCAGGGGCTTTATGTATCTCTTATTCTGGTAATTGCTATATGAGTAGCTTTATAGGTGGTAGAAGTGGAAATAGAGGAATGTGCGCCCAACCTTGTAGAAAACTGTATACTAAAGATAGTAAATGTAATTTCTTATTAAGTCCAAAAGATCAACTTATGGGAAAAGAAGAAATTCAAAAATTAAAAAGTATAGGTATCAATAGTATAAAAATAGAAGGAAGAATGAAAGAAAAAACTTATGTTAATGAGGCTGTGACATATTTTAAAGATATGATAGCTGATATTGATAGAGATGAAAAACTTTCAAATGTATTTAATAGAGGTTACTCTAAAGGATATTTTTATTCAGATACTAAGTCTAGTGATATAATGAATAGAAATTATTCTGCTACAATGGGGAAAAATATTGGAATAATCAGTGGAAAAGAGTTAATTCTTGAAGATGGAATAATCTTAGGAGATGGTATAACTTATCTTTCAAGAGATTATGAAGTTCTTGGTGGAGAATATATCAATAGAATAGAAAAGAAAAATCAAAGGGAAAAATTTAAAGAAGCAAATATTGGAGATAAGATAATTCTTAGAAATGCTCCAAAAGGTGCAAAATATGTTTTCAAAAACTTTGATAAAGAAGTTATAGATGAAATTACTCAAAGATTAAAACAAGAAAATAAAAAGCAAGAGATTGAGCTTATTTTTGAAGGAAAACTTGGAGAAAAACCAGTTCTAAAAGGAAAAATAACTAATAACTATGGAAAAGAGATATTTGAAACAATAGTTGGAGAAAATATTATAGAACAAGCTAGTAAAAAAAGTGCTGATGCAAAAAATATTGAAGAAAAACTTTGTGAAACAGGAGATACACCTTTTGTTGTAACAGATTGTAAAGTGTATATAGATAATAATATTTTTATGCCAGTATCAGTTTTAAAAGAGTTAAGAAGAAATTTACTTCAAATATTAGAGGAAAAATTAGTTGAAAGTTATAGAAGAAAACTTGGAGAAAGAAAAATCTTTAGGCTAGAAATAGAAAAAGATATAGTAAAAACTCCAGAGATTTCTGTAATGTTAACAACTAAAGAGCAAGAAAAAATAGTTAGAAATTTAGGAATAAAGAAAATTTATCACAGAGGTTTTGATGTGGCAAAAGAGGGAAATCTTGAAAAAATTGATTTAAACTCTCATTTAGCTACAAATTTATATCAAGTTTTAGAAAATAAAACAAAAGATATAACAGTTGGTTGGAACTTAAATATTGGAAATATTTATTCTCTAAATGAGTTTTCTAAAATTCCAAATGTAAAAACTATTATACTTTCTCCAGAACTTAAATATGAAGAAATTGAAAATATTGGAAGAGTACCTGTAAGAAAAGCTATGCTTGGATATTCAAAATTAAAAGGAATGTATATTGAGCTTGGAATATTGGGAGATGGAGATACTTTTGTGAATGAGCAAAATGATATTTTTATTTCAAGAATAAACGAGCTTGGAAATGACGAAATTTATTTCAAAAAACCTTTAAATGTATTAAGTCAAGTGAGAAGACTTGGAAAATTAGGAATAGATGAGGTTGTTATTGAGTTTTTAGATGAAACAGAGCAAGAAATAAATGATATAATAAATAATATAGATAAAAAAGAAAATACTTATAGTCCATACAACTATGAGAGAGGAGTATTTTAG
- a CDS encoding phosphatidylglycerophosphatase A, with product MKMMTIRNLATWFGLGDMPKAPGTFGTLGGIPLYIGISFLRNLFPNITLYNSFYFMFLMTFFALSVYVADVSERIIFKKEDPQQVVIDEVLGYMTTLFLVNPVGFKEHLIAIVLAFVIFRFLDITKIGPIDKVQELKDGIGVTMDDFLAGVIGNFILLCIWTFFF from the coding sequence ATGAAAATGATGACAATTAGAAATCTGGCTACTTGGTTTGGATTGGGAGATATGCCAAAAGCTCCGGGAACTTTTGGAACTTTAGGTGGGATACCTCTTTATATTGGGATTAGTTTTTTAAGAAATCTATTTCCTAATATAACATTATATAATTCTTTTTACTTTATGTTTTTGATGACATTTTTTGCTTTAAGTGTTTATGTGGCAGATGTAAGTGAGAGAATTATATTTAAAAAAGAGGATCCTCAACAAGTGGTTATAGATGAAGTTTTGGGATATATGACTACATTATTTCTTGTAAACCCTGTTGGATTTAAAGAACATCTGATAGCTATAGTACTTGCTTTTGTAATTTTTAGATTTTTAGATATAACAAAGATAGGTCCAATAGATAAGGTGCAAGAGTTAAAAGATGGAATAGGAGTTACAATGGACGACTTTTTAGCAGGAGTTATTGGAAACTTTATATTACTTTGTATATGGACATTTTTCTTTTAA
- a CDS encoding CinA family nicotinamide mononucleotide deamidase-related protein yields MKASIILVGTELLSGGTVDTNSIFMAEELNKYGIEIKYKLTAKDTIEDILEALDFARKHSDLIITSGGLGPTIDDITKDAVAMFLNKKIVVDDEDLAIMKKKFEDRQVKYTPNNIKQVEKPEGAVSIQNQVGMCPAVYVDGIVCFPGVPSEVYDMFPRFLKWYSEEKKLLVDEIYIRDLLVYGIGESHLDQMISGFFTEEGIDYEFLVKDFGIIIRLQGKNSNKNIVEKIAEKIYNIVGANIFGEGEDRLENLVIEKLKKNNLTLSVAESCTGGMLSAKIVGVSGASEIYKEGLTTYSNEAKVKRLGVKQETLDKYGAVSEETAREMVQGLTTDVAISTTGIAGPLGGTEEKPVGLVYMGIRVKDKIIVEKKVFVGTRNKIRERATLQSLFYLNKMLKGMY; encoded by the coding sequence ATGAAAGCTAGTATAATTCTTGTTGGAACGGAACTTTTAAGTGGTGGAACAGTTGACACTAATAGTATCTTTATGGCAGAAGAGTTAAATAAATATGGAATTGAGATAAAATATAAGCTAACAGCAAAAGATACTATAGAAGATATTTTAGAAGCTTTAGATTTTGCAAGAAAGCATAGTGATCTTATTATAACTTCAGGTGGTCTTGGACCAACAATTGATGATATTACAAAAGATGCTGTGGCAATGTTTTTGAATAAAAAAATTGTTGTTGATGATGAAGATTTAGCAATAATGAAAAAGAAATTTGAAGATAGACAAGTTAAATATACTCCAAATAATATAAAACAAGTTGAAAAGCCAGAGGGAGCAGTTTCAATTCAAAATCAAGTGGGGATGTGTCCAGCTGTTTATGTAGATGGAATAGTTTGTTTTCCAGGAGTTCCTTCAGAAGTATATGATATGTTCCCTAGATTTTTAAAATGGTATTCAGAAGAGAAAAAATTATTGGTAGATGAAATTTATATAAGAGATTTACTTGTTTATGGAATAGGAGAATCACACCTTGATCAAATGATAAGTGGATTTTTTACAGAAGAGGGAATAGATTATGAATTTCTTGTAAAAGATTTTGGAATAATAATAAGATTACAGGGAAAAAATAGTAATAAAAACATAGTGGAAAAAATTGCTGAAAAGATATATAATATAGTAGGTGCAAATATTTTTGGAGAGGGAGAAGATAGATTAGAAAATCTAGTTATTGAAAAACTTAAAAAAAATAATCTAACACTTTCTGTTGCAGAATCTTGTACTGGTGGTATGCTTTCAGCCAAGATAGTAGGAGTATCTGGTGCTTCAGAAATCTATAAAGAGGGGCTAACGACTTATAGTAATGAAGCGAAAGTAAAAAGACTAGGAGTAAAACAAGAAACATTAGATAAATATGGTGCAGTCAGTGAAGAAACTGCTAGAGAAATGGTACAAGGTTTAACAACTGATGTGGCAATATCAACAACAGGAATAGCAGGTCCTTTAGGAGGGACAGAAGAAAAGCCGGTTGGATTGGTTTATATGGGAATTAGAGTAAAAGATAAGATTATAGTTGAGAAAAAAGTTTTTGTAGGAACAAGAAATAAAATTAGGGAAAGAGCAACATTACAAAGCTTGTTTTATTTGAACAAAATGTTGAAAGGAATGTACTAA
- a CDS encoding helix-turn-helix domain-containing protein has product MTIGEKIKKHRTERGFSLRELAKRVDLSASFLSQIEQGKASPSIENLKKIANNLEVRVSYLIEEDEKLETFLVKKDEIKYVESIDSKTSIGLLTSSKLEKDMEPIIYEIKPGGESGRGFFNHPGEEFIYIIEGSLDIYIENQVTTLNEGDSFYFKSTLSHRFKNNGKKLTRAIWVVSPPTF; this is encoded by the coding sequence ATGACTATAGGAGAGAAAATAAAAAAGCATAGAACAGAAAGAGGGTTTTCATTGAGAGAACTTGCTAAAAGAGTAGATTTATCAGCAAGTTTCTTGTCTCAAATTGAACAAGGAAAAGCATCACCATCAATAGAAAATCTAAAAAAAATAGCCAATAACTTAGAAGTAAGGGTGAGCTATCTTATAGAGGAAGATGAAAAATTAGAAACTTTTCTTGTAAAAAAAGATGAAATTAAATATGTTGAAAGTATAGATTCAAAAACTTCCATAGGACTTTTAACTTCTTCAAAGTTAGAAAAAGATATGGAGCCAATTATATATGAAATAAAACCGGGAGGAGAAAGTGGAAGAGGTTTCTTCAACCACCCTGGAGAAGAGTTTATATATATAATAGAGGGAAGTCTTGATATTTATATAGAAAATCAAGTTACTACATTAAACGAAGGGGATAGTTTTTACTTTAAATCCACTTTAAGCCATAGATTTAAAAATAATGGTAAAAAATTAACAAGAGCAATATGGGTAGTTAGCCCACCAACATTCTAA
- a CDS encoding DegV family EDD domain-containing protein encodes MEIKIQVLNAMRLTKLLIAASRWLSRHADVLNDLNVYPVPDGDTGTNMSMTLQAVENQLVKLNYEPKMAELCEIVSEAILLGARGNSGTILSQIIQGFLMGIQDKEEATVEDVIRAFEKAKEKAYNAVSNPVEGTILTVIRKVSEAAKVYEGDREDFIPFLVHLKNVSAEAVEETPELLPKLKEAGVVDAGGKGIFYILEGFEKSITDPQMLEELERIIQSQSKRKEMLDATAIAMEDIKFKYCTEFIIENGSFDLEEYKKKIEVYGDSLVCAQTSKKTKTHIHTNNPGLVLEIACALGNLSNMKIENMEIQHHNNKLFKDGSYDIEESNIIVRNENARPIGYFAIVDNKEMGEIFLNTGAAAVLIGGQTNNPSVADIEEGIKKIDSEKVIVLPNNKNIISAAKIAAERATTKEVTVLETKSMLEGHYIIKNKDLKIESVIDHLGVNTSIEVTKAVRNTRVDELEIKEGNYIAIVNGKIKETADTLEEMTKKLADKYFVKDTLNVLVSLGKEAEENASANLRKISSTAKYEEINCGQDHYHYYIYVENRDPKLPEIAIVTDSTSDLSEEMIRDLNNLEIIPLKVKLDGDNYYRDGVDISKQEFWRKIIEEGQLPKTSQPSPAEFKALYERLFAKGYKKIISIHLSGKLSGTQQAARVGRGMSSREDDIIIVDSKTVTFALGHLATEAAKMAQERKELPEIIKWIEETKEAMKVYFVVKDLDYLQRGGRIGKASAFIGGIFRVKPVLKVENGEVSVETKVLGEKGALLHMEKLIKAAKTSIILYTAWGGSQSGLTNADTLKSIAERFKKVDYRGRVEIGAVIGSHVGSVYGMGIMDKIR; translated from the coding sequence ATGGAAATAAAAATACAAGTATTAAATGCAATGAGACTTACAAAACTTCTTATTGCAGCAAGTAGATGGTTATCAAGACACGCCGATGTGTTAAATGATTTAAACGTTTATCCTGTACCAGATGGGGATACAGGAACAAATATGTCAATGACATTACAAGCTGTTGAAAACCAACTTGTAAAACTTAATTATGAACCTAAGATGGCAGAGCTTTGTGAAATAGTATCAGAAGCAATACTTTTAGGTGCAAGAGGAAATTCGGGAACAATTTTATCTCAAATTATTCAAGGATTTTTAATGGGAATCCAAGATAAAGAAGAGGCAACTGTTGAAGATGTAATAAGAGCTTTTGAAAAAGCGAAAGAGAAAGCTTATAACGCTGTAAGTAATCCTGTTGAAGGAACTATCCTTACAGTAATAAGAAAAGTATCAGAAGCTGCAAAAGTTTATGAGGGAGATAGGGAAGACTTTATCCCATTTTTAGTGCATTTAAAAAATGTTTCAGCAGAAGCTGTAGAAGAAACACCAGAACTTTTACCAAAATTAAAAGAAGCTGGGGTTGTAGATGCTGGAGGAAAAGGAATATTCTATATACTAGAGGGATTTGAAAAATCTATTACTGACCCTCAAATGTTAGAAGAACTTGAAAGAATTATCCAATCTCAATCAAAAAGAAAAGAGATGTTAGATGCCACAGCTATTGCCATGGAAGACATCAAATTTAAGTATTGTACAGAATTTATCATAGAAAATGGAAGCTTTGATTTAGAAGAGTATAAGAAAAAAATAGAAGTTTATGGAGATTCTTTAGTGTGTGCTCAAACTTCTAAAAAAACAAAAACTCATATTCATACAAATAATCCAGGGCTTGTATTGGAGATTGCTTGTGCTTTAGGAAATCTTTCTAATATGAAAATAGAAAATATGGAAATTCAACATCATAACAACAAGTTATTTAAAGATGGAAGTTATGATATAGAAGAAAGTAATATAATAGTAAGAAATGAAAATGCAAGACCTATTGGATATTTTGCTATTGTTGATAATAAAGAGATGGGAGAGATATTCCTAAATACTGGAGCTGCTGCAGTTCTTATTGGAGGGCAAACAAACAATCCAAGTGTAGCAGATATAGAAGAGGGAATTAAAAAAATAGACTCTGAAAAAGTAATAGTGTTACCAAATAATAAAAATATCATATCAGCAGCTAAAATTGCAGCAGAAAGAGCTACAACAAAAGAGGTTACTGTATTAGAAACTAAGAGTATGTTAGAAGGACACTATATCATAAAAAATAAGGATTTAAAAATAGAAAGTGTTATTGACCATCTTGGTGTAAATACATCTATTGAAGTAACAAAAGCTGTAAGAAATACAAGAGTTGACGAATTAGAAATAAAAGAAGGAAATTATATTGCTATAGTCAATGGAAAAATAAAAGAAACAGCTGATACTTTAGAGGAGATGACTAAAAAATTAGCAGATAAGTATTTTGTTAAAGATACTTTAAATGTATTAGTTTCTCTTGGAAAAGAGGCAGAAGAAAATGCTAGTGCTAATTTAAGAAAAATTTCATCTACTGCTAAATATGAAGAGATAAACTGTGGTCAAGATCACTATCACTACTATATCTATGTAGAAAATAGAGATCCAAAACTACCAGAAATAGCAATAGTAACAGACTCTACATCAGACTTATCAGAAGAGATGATTAGAGATCTAAATAACTTGGAGATAATACCTCTAAAAGTTAAATTAGATGGAGATAATTATTATAGAGATGGAGTAGATATTTCAAAACAAGAGTTCTGGAGAAAAATAATAGAAGAGGGACAACTTCCAAAAACTTCTCAACCATCTCCAGCAGAGTTTAAAGCTCTATATGAGAGATTATTTGCTAAAGGTTACAAAAAAATCATCTCAATACATCTTTCAGGAAAACTAAGTGGAACTCAACAAGCTGCTAGAGTTGGAAGAGGTATGTCAAGTAGAGAAGATGATATAATCATAGTAGATTCAAAAACAGTTACATTTGCTTTAGGTCACTTAGCAACAGAGGCTGCTAAAATGGCTCAAGAAAGAAAAGAATTACCAGAAATTATTAAATGGATAGAAGAAACAAAAGAAGCGATGAAAGTTTACTTTGTAGTTAAAGATTTAGATTACCTACAAAGAGGTGGAAGAATAGGAAAAGCTTCAGCTTTTATTGGTGGAATTTTTAGAGTAAAACCAGTATTAAAAGTGGAAAATGGAGAAGTTTCAGTTGAAACTAAAGTACTTGGAGAAAAAGGTGCGCTTCTTCATATGGAAAAATTAATAAAAGCTGCAAAAACTTCTATTATTTTATATACAGCTTGGGGAGGAAGCCAAAGTGGACTTACTAATGCGGATACTCTAAAGAGCATAGCAGAGAGATTTAAAAAAGTAGATTATAGAGGAAGAGTGGAAATAGGAGCGGTTATTGGTTCTCATGTAGGTTCTGTTTACGGAATGGGAATAATGGATAAGATCAGATAG
- a CDS encoding ArsB/NhaD family transporter — MENVLMIAGILIFLVTFYFIITEKYPKSLVSVIGGALMVVIRILNEEQALEVVGYNLEILILLIGMMVIVEIMSETGVFQWVAIKIAQSVKGDPIKILALLSVVTATFSAFLDNVTTILLIVPVTIFLAKRLELDPKPFVLMQIFMSNIGGTATMIGDPPNLIIGSLGNIGFNDFIIHLGPIVAINTVVLIVSASLYLKPKMHVSRELRAAIMELDLSRTIKNKKLLTQSIVVFVGVILGFLTNTFTEIGLAIIAILGACILVIFSGRKPEDVLAKVEWDTLFFFGGLFVVIQGIEELGIIKRLGEYVVSLTSGNLEFTSALMLLVSAGLSPIIGSIPHTLSFGKIVLEIIPNYSGNTDVLWWALSLGACLGGNMTIVGAAANMVGASVSKKVGIEITFKEFFKWGTVVVAQSVVLSLAYIYIRY, encoded by the coding sequence ATGGAAAATGTGTTGATGATTGCAGGAATACTGATTTTTTTGGTGACGTTCTATTTTATAATCACTGAAAAATATCCAAAATCTTTAGTATCTGTAATTGGTGGTGCTCTGATGGTTGTAATCAGAATTCTAAATGAAGAGCAAGCTCTTGAAGTTGTAGGATACAATTTAGAAATTTTGATACTTCTTATCGGAATGATGGTTATTGTAGAGATTATGTCAGAAACAGGAGTGTTTCAGTGGGTAGCAATAAAGATTGCTCAAAGTGTTAAAGGGGATCCGATAAAGATATTGGCTCTTCTTTCAGTTGTGACTGCTACATTCTCAGCTTTTTTAGATAATGTTACTACAATACTTTTGATAGTACCTGTTACTATATTTTTGGCAAAAAGATTGGAGCTAGATCCCAAACCTTTTGTGTTGATGCAAATATTTATGTCAAACATAGGTGGAACAGCTACAATGATAGGTGACCCGCCAAACTTAATTATTGGAAGTCTTGGGAATATTGGCTTTAATGATTTTATTATTCATCTTGGACCTATTGTAGCAATTAATACTGTTGTTTTAATAGTGTCTGCTAGTCTTTACCTAAAGCCAAAAATGCATGTTTCAAGAGAGTTAAGAGCAGCTATTATGGAACTTGATCTATCAAGAACTATAAAAAATAAAAAACTTTTAACTCAATCAATAGTTGTTTTTGTAGGTGTGATTTTAGGATTTTTAACTAACACTTTTACAGAGATAGGACTTGCAATAATAGCCATTTTAGGTGCTTGTATATTGGTTATTTTCAGTGGGAGAAAACCAGAAGATGTGTTAGCTAAGGTAGAGTGGGATACTTTATTTTTCTTCGGAGGATTATTTGTAGTTATTCAAGGGATAGAAGAACTTGGAATAATAAAAAGACTGGGAGAATATGTAGTATCTCTTACATCTGGAAATTTGGAATTTACTTCAGCTTTGATGCTTTTAGTATCAGCAGGATTATCTCCAATAATAGGTTCAATCCCACATACACTTTCTTTTGGAAAGATAGTATTAGAGATTATACCAAATTATTCTGGAAATACAGATGTATTATGGTGGGCTTTGTCACTAGGAGCTTGTCTTGGTGGAAATATGACAATAGTTGGTGCAGCTGCTAATATGGTAGGAGCATCAGTATCAAAAAAAGTAGGAATAGAGATTACTTTTAAAGAATTTTTTAAATGGGGAACAGTGGTTGTTGCTCAATCAGTTGTGTTGAGCTTGGCATATATTTATATTAGATATTAA
- a CDS encoding PTS sugar transporter subunit IIA has translation MKLSNYFDKKLIFIDIEGNTQEEIIEKLVEKIASEDKVVADKKEEIKKAVIKREREISTAIGMGVAVPHARIANFNDFIVAVGILKEPFEIKVEGLDEKDHVKVVFLVISDILKNKNMLKIMGGISKIAMKKPEYLEKIKSGKSAKEVLKAIEEANIEFDHKIIADDVLSPNITPVYEDTTLEEVAKRLISEKIGGIPVVDKENNFLGEITEKELISYGMPKYLSLMRDLDFLTIGEPFEEYLLKEETATIKDIYRKKEDLHILDRKTPIMEICFVMVNKGYTRLYVVDEGKFRGVIRRYDIIKKVLHI, from the coding sequence ATGAAACTTTCTAACTATTTTGATAAGAAACTGATTTTTATAGACATTGAGGGAAATACACAGGAAGAAATAATAGAAAAATTAGTAGAAAAAATTGCCAGTGAAGATAAAGTAGTAGCTGACAAGAAAGAAGAAATAAAAAAGGCAGTAATAAAAAGAGAAAGAGAGATTTCAACAGCAATAGGAATGGGAGTAGCAGTTCCTCATGCTAGAATAGCAAATTTCAATGATTTTATAGTAGCAGTTGGGATTTTAAAGGAGCCTTTTGAAATAAAAGTGGAAGGTTTAGATGAGAAAGACCATGTAAAAGTAGTATTTCTAGTAATTTCTGATATATTGAAAAATAAAAATATGTTAAAAATTATGGGTGGAATTTCAAAAATTGCTATGAAAAAGCCAGAATATTTAGAAAAAATAAAATCTGGAAAATCTGCCAAAGAGGTATTAAAAGCTATTGAAGAGGCTAATATAGAATTTGATCATAAAATAATAGCAGATGATGTTTTAAGCCCTAATATTACACCAGTGTATGAAGATACAACTTTGGAAGAAGTAGCAAAAAGATTAATCAGTGAAAAAATTGGAGGAATTCCAGTAGTTGATAAAGAAAATAACTTTTTAGGAGAGATAACAGAAAAAGAGCTTATAAGCTATGGTATGCCTAAATACTTGTCATTGATGAGAGATTTAGACTTTTTAACAATAGGAGAACCTTTTGAAGAATATCTTTTGAAAGAGGAAACAGCAACAATAAAAGATATTTATAGAAAGAAAGAAGATTTACATATTTTAGATAGAAAAACTCCAATAATGGAAATATGTTTTGTAATGGTCAACAAAGGATACACAAGACTTTATGTAGTTGATGAAGGAAAATTCCGTGGAGTTATCAGAAGATATGATATAATTAAAAAAGTTCTTCACATTTAA